Proteins encoded by one window of Tunturibacter psychrotolerans:
- a CDS encoding histidine phosphatase family protein — translation MPTRLTLISHASTSAQRLSAFPADEPIEESALTKLAAINWQSPRAQHILTAPELRTQQTAEALNLTATPTNELRDIAYGIWQGRTLNDLYAEDPAPIAQWLSDPNSTPHNGESIAHLITRVTNWLATLPPETPDTHSHTIAITHPAVIRAAILHTLNAPPQSFWRIDIAPLTLTDLRHNGRTWTLRSTALPLSPSYQEP, via the coding sequence GTGCCAACCCGCCTCACTCTCATCAGCCACGCCTCCACCTCCGCGCAACGCCTCTCCGCCTTTCCCGCAGACGAACCCATCGAAGAATCCGCCCTCACCAAACTAGCCGCAATCAACTGGCAATCACCACGCGCCCAACACATCCTCACCGCCCCGGAACTCCGCACCCAACAAACCGCCGAAGCCCTCAACCTCACCGCAACCCCAACCAACGAACTCCGAGACATCGCATACGGCATCTGGCAAGGCCGCACGCTCAACGACCTCTATGCTGAAGACCCCGCACCCATCGCCCAATGGCTCTCCGACCCCAACTCCACCCCACACAACGGCGAATCCATCGCCCACCTAATCACCCGCGTGACGAACTGGCTGGCGACACTCCCACCCGAGACACCAGACACGCACTCCCACACCATAGCCATCACTCACCCCGCCGTCATCCGCGCCGCTATCCTTCACACCCTCAACGCCCCACCCCAATCCTTCTGGCGTATCGACATAGCCCCCCTCACCCTGACCGACCTCCGCCACAACGGCCGCACCTGGACCCTCCGTTCCACGGCCCTTCCACTCTCCCCTTCGTACCAGGAACCGTGA
- a CDS encoding AsmA family protein: MKKSVKIVLAAAIALPVVVAAAIPFFVNANTFRPKIESRLSTALSRKVTLGNLSLSLTKGRLEADDLTIAEDPKFGQTPFFTAKLLHIGVQMKPLIFHHELLIRSFEVDAPQIHLIRAEDGTWNFSTLSHGTDRLDTTRPTSLPDLPVDRIIIKDGNATIETLPSQKNPQVYDHLNVTVEHFSLAQPFPFRVSASLPGDGKVDVSGTVGPINPQDAASTAFDTQVKIQHLDPVTAGYVDPAAGVSTIAGLDAHFVSDGTNVTSNGKVHAEHLIILKGGKAAPLPLDLSYQIVHSLKSNSGQVSDLVFQTGAIAIHIKGNYQLTANVPVLDLKLLAQSVPLNDLQALMPAVGVKLPNNATLKGGTLSADFTIKGSPTDNVIVGSYEIKNTTLVGYDIGSKIAGIAALGGIKTGDTAVIDVSRANVRITKSGSESTKIYSVLPALGVSTGSGTVSPSGQLNFHLISKVTNAKGLNKVGINLLTKMNSTSDAAKPSNASGIPITITGTAEEPVITADVNGLMKGNAATIKKKLSKLFGKKE; encoded by the coding sequence ATGAAGAAGTCGGTCAAGATCGTTCTGGCTGCAGCTATAGCACTACCAGTAGTCGTAGCTGCAGCCATCCCCTTCTTCGTGAACGCCAACACGTTTCGCCCTAAGATCGAGAGCCGACTCAGCACAGCCCTCTCCCGCAAGGTCACCCTCGGCAATTTGAGTCTCTCCCTCACGAAGGGCAGACTGGAGGCGGACGATCTCACCATCGCCGAAGATCCTAAGTTCGGTCAGACTCCATTCTTCACGGCGAAACTACTGCACATCGGCGTTCAGATGAAGCCTCTGATCTTCCACCACGAACTCCTTATTCGAAGTTTCGAGGTCGATGCTCCCCAAATCCATCTGATCCGCGCCGAGGATGGAACCTGGAACTTCTCCACCCTGAGTCACGGCACCGACCGTCTGGACACCACCCGACCGACCTCGTTACCTGATCTCCCGGTCGACCGAATCATCATCAAAGATGGCAACGCAACGATCGAAACTCTGCCCTCGCAGAAAAACCCCCAGGTCTACGACCATCTCAACGTCACAGTGGAGCACTTCTCCTTAGCCCAACCCTTTCCCTTTAGGGTGAGTGCCTCACTTCCCGGCGACGGCAAGGTAGATGTCTCCGGAACCGTCGGGCCTATCAATCCTCAAGACGCCGCCTCCACCGCCTTCGACACACAGGTCAAAATTCAACACCTCGACCCTGTCACCGCCGGCTACGTTGACCCAGCCGCCGGAGTCTCAACGATCGCGGGCCTCGATGCGCACTTCGTCTCAGACGGCACGAATGTCACCAGTAACGGCAAAGTCCACGCTGAGCATCTCATCATCCTCAAAGGAGGAAAGGCTGCTCCGCTCCCTCTTGATCTCAGCTATCAGATCGTCCACTCCCTCAAAAGCAACAGTGGCCAGGTCTCCGATCTCGTCTTTCAAACCGGCGCCATCGCAATTCACATCAAGGGCAACTATCAACTCACCGCAAACGTTCCAGTCTTAGACCTCAAGCTGCTGGCTCAAAGTGTCCCCCTCAACGACCTGCAGGCCCTCATGCCAGCCGTCGGCGTAAAGCTCCCCAACAATGCCACGCTCAAGGGCGGAACGCTGTCCGCCGACTTCACCATCAAAGGCTCGCCAACAGACAACGTCATCGTCGGCTCCTACGAAATCAAAAATACAACGTTGGTAGGCTACGACATCGGCTCCAAAATCGCTGGTATCGCCGCTTTGGGCGGCATCAAAACTGGCGATACCGCTGTCATCGATGTCTCCCGGGCCAACGTGCGCATTACCAAATCAGGCAGCGAAAGCACGAAGATCTATTCAGTCCTGCCTGCACTTGGTGTGTCTACCGGCAGCGGCACTGTGTCGCCCTCCGGACAGCTCAACTTCCACTTGATCTCCAAGGTCACGAACGCGAAAGGTCTAAATAAGGTCGGGATAAACCTTCTCACAAAGATGAACAGCACCTCTGACGCCGCCAAACCTTCGAATGCCAGCGGTATCCCCATCACCATCACCGGCACAGCAGAAGAACCTGTCATCACCGCTGATGTCAACGGCCTGATGAAAGGCAACGCCGCAACAATAAAGAAGAAACTTTCTAAACTCTTTGGCAAGAAAGAATAG
- a CDS encoding CbtB domain-containing protein, with translation MAQSAFSSVAQPVSIPVVPVREILPYAIFGGLLLLLAIYFVGAEQGATSMFRGTMVHEFLHDGRHLLGFPCH, from the coding sequence ATGGCTCAATCCGCTTTTAGTTCTGTTGCACAGCCGGTTTCAATTCCTGTTGTTCCGGTGCGTGAGATTCTGCCGTATGCGATTTTCGGTGGGCTGCTGTTGCTGCTGGCGATTTATTTTGTCGGCGCGGAGCAGGGCGCTACCTCGATGTTTCGCGGGACGATGGTGCATGAGTTTTTGCACGACGGCCGGCATCTTCTCGGCTTTCCCTGCCACTAA
- a CDS encoding CbtA family protein, whose protein sequence is MTRTLLLRGMLVGVVAGLLVFAFARWIGEPQVERAIAFETAAAQARGEAPEPEMVSRRVQKSVGLLTGTVVYGAAIGGLFGLVFAFAYGRIGELGPRALAAVLGVLGYVAVVLVPNLKYPANPPAVGSPDTIGARTGAYFLLIAVSIAAMVLSLQMRRGFAKRFGEWNGSLLAAASFVVVVCAVAHFLPVVDEVPAGFPVTLMWKFRVAALEIQAVLWGTLGLGFGWLTERESALGRPSN, encoded by the coding sequence ATGACTCGAACTCTGCTCCTTCGCGGGATGCTGGTGGGCGTTGTTGCGGGCCTGCTCGTCTTCGCGTTTGCACGATGGATCGGCGAGCCGCAGGTAGAGCGCGCGATTGCGTTTGAGACCGCCGCGGCTCAGGCGCGGGGCGAGGCTCCTGAGCCGGAGATGGTGAGCCGTCGTGTGCAGAAGAGTGTTGGCCTGCTGACTGGCACCGTTGTGTATGGCGCGGCAATCGGTGGATTGTTCGGGCTGGTGTTCGCGTTTGCTTATGGGCGGATTGGGGAGTTGGGGCCGCGGGCTCTGGCGGCTGTGCTCGGCGTGCTGGGATATGTGGCCGTGGTGCTGGTGCCGAATTTGAAGTATCCGGCGAACCCTCCGGCGGTGGGGAGTCCCGATACGATTGGAGCGCGGACTGGGGCATACTTTTTGCTTATTGCGGTTTCGATTGCGGCGATGGTGTTGTCGCTTCAAATGAGACGCGGGTTTGCGAAGAGGTTTGGAGAGTGGAACGGTTCCCTGCTGGCGGCGGCTTCGTTTGTGGTGGTCGTGTGTGCGGTGGCGCACTTTTTGCCGGTGGTGGATGAGGTTCCGGCTGGGTTTCCGGTGACGCTGATGTGGAAGTTTCGCGTGGCGGCGCTCGAGATTCAGGCGGTGCTTTGGGGGACGCTGGGGTTGGGGTTTGGGTGGTTGACTGAGCGTGAGTCGGCGTTGGGACGGCCTTCCAATTAA
- a CDS encoding carbonic anhydrase — MSNLDDLLQRNKDYAAKQSAAGTLMPSLPRATPNLKATIIGCADMRVDPAHLLGLKPGEALVIRNIGGRITPPVLEELGLLGRIGEVARVVPAGGGEFHLIVLQHTDCGITRLAGDPDKLAHYFQIPEGEVKSKSVTDPRAAVAGDVAFLKTIPALPAQWFISGLVYDVATGLVEVVVPPAPIRSA; from the coding sequence ATGAGCAATCTCGACGATCTGTTACAACGCAACAAAGACTATGCTGCTAAGCAGTCTGCAGCGGGCACACTCATGCCCTCGCTTCCTCGAGCGACGCCGAATCTAAAGGCAACCATCATCGGTTGCGCTGATATGCGGGTTGACCCCGCTCATCTGCTTGGACTTAAACCAGGCGAAGCCCTCGTGATACGTAACATTGGGGGTCGAATTACCCCACCAGTGTTGGAGGAGTTGGGCCTTCTCGGACGAATCGGCGAGGTTGCCAGAGTAGTCCCCGCTGGCGGAGGGGAGTTTCACCTCATCGTGCTTCAGCACACCGACTGCGGAATCACTCGCCTCGCAGGCGATCCCGATAAGCTGGCGCACTACTTTCAAATACCGGAAGGGGAAGTCAAATCAAAATCCGTAACCGATCCCCGCGCCGCGGTTGCCGGCGATGTTGCGTTTCTCAAAACGATTCCCGCGCTGCCCGCCCAGTGGTTCATCTCGGGCCTCGTCTACGACGTAGCGACGGGACTCGTTGAGGTCGTAGTACCACCAGCGCCGATTCGTTCTGCTTAA
- a CDS encoding NAD(P)-dependent alcohol dehydrogenase produces the protein MKAIVRTQYGPPELLQFAEVATPVPAGNEVMIRLGAASVNPLDLYLMKGAPWDRIPGMKKPKPMVLGCDVAGRVEAVGREVTQFRAGDEVFGVTGFKGNGFAEYVCVAEERLAPKPVNLTFEQAAAVPVAAITALQGLRDKGRIRPGQKVLVEGASGGVGTFAVQIAKAFGAEVTAVCSTRNVHQAWSMGADCVIDYSKEDFTRSGQRYDLILAANGHHSIFDYRRLLVADGVYVAAGGGLVQIFETFTLGPVLSRMGRKKMVFFLAKVTRKDLDFLKELLESGKVVPVIDRRYRLSEAAEALSYLAEGHAQGKIVLTV, from the coding sequence ATGAAGGCGATTGTGCGCACACAGTACGGGCCACCAGAGTTGTTGCAGTTTGCGGAGGTCGCGACACCTGTGCCTGCGGGCAATGAGGTGATGATCAGGCTTGGTGCGGCGTCGGTGAATCCGCTGGACCTGTATTTGATGAAAGGTGCGCCGTGGGATCGGATTCCGGGGATGAAGAAGCCAAAGCCGATGGTGCTCGGCTGCGATGTTGCGGGCCGCGTGGAGGCTGTGGGCAGAGAGGTAACGCAGTTTCGGGCTGGGGACGAGGTGTTCGGGGTTACGGGTTTCAAAGGGAACGGATTTGCCGAATATGTCTGTGTCGCTGAGGAGAGATTGGCGCCGAAGCCGGTGAACCTGACGTTTGAGCAAGCGGCGGCTGTGCCAGTTGCGGCGATTACAGCGTTGCAGGGGCTTCGCGATAAGGGAAGGATTCGGCCAGGGCAGAAGGTTCTGGTGGAAGGGGCTTCCGGCGGCGTGGGCACGTTTGCGGTGCAGATCGCGAAAGCGTTTGGGGCTGAAGTGACCGCCGTGTGCAGTACGAGGAATGTGCATCAGGCGTGGTCGATGGGTGCGGATTGCGTCATCGATTACAGCAAAGAGGATTTCACTCGGAGTGGCCAACGATACGATCTGATCCTGGCTGCGAATGGTCATCATTCGATCTTTGACTACAGGCGTTTGCTCGTCGCGGATGGAGTTTATGTCGCGGCGGGTGGTGGTCTGGTCCAGATTTTCGAGACGTTTACGCTGGGGCCAGTGCTGTCGCGAATGGGGCGGAAGAAGATGGTGTTTTTTCTGGCGAAGGTGACTCGGAAGGACCTGGACTTTCTGAAGGAACTTCTGGAGAGCGGCAAAGTTGTTCCGGTGATTGATAGACGTTATCGGTTGAGCGAGGCGGCGGAAGCTCTCAGCTACCTGGCGGAAGGACATGCGCAGGGGAAGATTGTGTTGACGGTTTAG
- a CDS encoding M48 family metallopeptidase encodes MRSVTQIGLTAFLTLSVAAYSQTPTNSPSSSQTTPPAQTPSTTTPQNDPQATTPVNATIPSDVPVEKPIPGHPTATPKESKDAAATVKAENKTDRLPSPGEDMKTNIKPGSEDDVNAVGTRNIGGRGMGNWYSTDWEIRTGKQYSMEIEKSAHMVNDPVIVEYVNRVGQNIVKNSDCKVPFTIKVIDSDEINAMALPGGFFYVNSGLILAADEEAELAGVMAHETAHVCAHHAARQMTKMNYAQIGSIPLIIFTQGSWTGYGIYEAVQLAVPLSFLQFSRMDEAEADWLGVQYMYKSGYDPQAFIQFFEKLDALEKHKPGTLAKVFADHPQTPDRILHSEEEIATILPSRPDYMVTTSEFDDVKARLARLENKRKINDGKGGNKPTLRRTASGNGNNDPNNPNNPSTSTDDRPTLGRRD; translated from the coding sequence ATGCGTTCCGTCACGCAAATTGGCCTAACCGCCTTCCTCACACTCTCCGTTGCGGCGTACTCCCAGACTCCGACGAATTCCCCCAGCAGTTCCCAAACCACCCCACCGGCGCAAACGCCCTCCACCACCACGCCCCAAAACGATCCCCAGGCGACCACCCCCGTCAACGCCACCATCCCCTCCGACGTCCCCGTCGAGAAGCCCATCCCCGGCCACCCCACCGCCACGCCAAAAGAGAGCAAAGACGCCGCCGCCACCGTCAAGGCCGAAAACAAAACCGACCGCCTCCCGTCCCCCGGCGAGGACATGAAGACCAACATCAAGCCCGGCAGCGAAGACGACGTCAACGCCGTAGGCACCCGCAACATCGGCGGCCGCGGCATGGGCAACTGGTACTCCACCGACTGGGAGATCCGCACCGGCAAGCAGTACTCCATGGAGATTGAAAAATCCGCTCACATGGTCAACGACCCCGTCATCGTCGAGTACGTCAACCGCGTCGGCCAGAACATCGTCAAGAACTCCGACTGCAAGGTCCCCTTCACCATCAAGGTCATCGACTCTGACGAGATCAACGCCATGGCCCTTCCCGGCGGATTCTTCTACGTCAACTCCGGCCTCATCCTAGCCGCCGACGAAGAAGCAGAGCTCGCCGGCGTCATGGCCCACGAGACCGCCCACGTTTGCGCCCACCACGCCGCCCGACAGATGACCAAGATGAACTACGCGCAGATCGGTTCGATCCCGCTCATCATCTTCACCCAGGGTAGCTGGACCGGCTACGGCATCTACGAGGCCGTTCAGCTCGCCGTCCCTCTCAGCTTCCTGCAGTTCTCCCGCATGGATGAGGCTGAAGCCGACTGGCTCGGCGTCCAGTACATGTACAAGTCCGGCTACGATCCCCAGGCCTTCATCCAATTCTTCGAAAAGCTCGACGCCCTCGAAAAGCACAAACCCGGCACTCTGGCCAAGGTCTTCGCCGACCACCCCCAAACCCCCGACCGGATCCTTCACTCTGAGGAAGAGATCGCCACCATCCTGCCCTCCCGCCCTGACTACATGGTCACCACGTCCGAGTTCGACGACGTCAAGGCCCGCCTCGCGCGGCTCGAGAACAAGCGCAAGATTAACGACGGCAAGGGTGGCAACAAGCCCACGCTCCGCCGAACCGCCAGCGGCAACGGCAACAACGACCCCAACAACCCGAACAACCCATCCACCAGCACCGACGACCGTCCAACCCTGGGCCGCAGAGATTAG